In Castanea sativa cultivar Marrone di Chiusa Pesio chromosome 6, ASM4071231v1, a single window of DNA contains:
- the LOC142639150 gene encoding putative carboxylesterase 9: MSSDIDPYEHLHIALNSDGTLTRFVKLPKANPVASPDADDPVVFKDHTLNAEKKTRVRIHMPTIKLPPNDGTRIPIIIYYPRSIWYLSFWDTDMTYILTSKLACQVPAIVVSVEYRLAPENRLPEQYDDAMDAILWVREQALNPNGEHWIKDYGDISRCFLHGCGCGGNIAFFTALEAARMELEPLKIVGNIMNQPMFGGIERTSSELQNCADPVFPLCAQDLVWEFSLPKGENRDHWYCNPIVEGPHTSAINKLCRCLVIGFYGDAMLDRQQDFVTMLMRHEVQINAMFHDSGFHAIEIVDPEWMNYIVEIIRHFIVDTENKP; this comes from the exons ATGTCGTCAGATATAGATCCCTACGAACACCTTCACATTGCTCTGAACTCGGATGGCACTCTCACTCGATTTGTGAAGTTACCAAAAGCAAACCCCGTGGCCTCTCCTGACGCTGACGACCCAGTGGTTTTCAAGGATCACACACTCAATGCTGAAAAGAAAACCCGCGTCCGAATCCACATGCCAACAATCAAATTGCCTCCCAATGATGGCACAAGGATTCCCATCATAATTTACTACCCCCGTTCGATTTGGTACCTTTCCTTCTGGGACACTGACATGACCTATATACTAACCTCGAAGCTCGCATGTCAAGTTCCTGCTATCGTTGTCTCCGTTGAGTACCGCCTTGCTCCAGAAAATAGGCTCCCAGAGCAATACGATGATGCCATGGACGCGATTCTTTGGGTGAGAGAACAAGCACTGAATCCAAACGGTGAGCATTGGATTAAAGATTACGGAGATATTTCAAGGTGTTTTCTGCATGGATGTGGTTGTGGTGGGAACATAGCATTTTTCACTGCGTTAGAAGCAGCGAGAATGGAGTTGGAGCCCTTGAAGATTGTTGGGAATATAATGAACCAACCCATGTTTGGTGGCATTGAAAGGACGAGCTCAGAGCTGCAAAATTGTGCGGACCCTGTCTTCCCCTTGTGTGCACAAGATTTGGTTTGGGAGTTCTCGTTGCCAAAAGGTGAAAATCGGGACCATTGGTACTGTAATCCGATAGTTGAGGGCCCGCACACGAGCGCCATCAACAAGCTTTGTAGGTGCCTTGTGATTGG atTCTATGGAGACGCCATGTTAGATAGGCAGCAGGATTTTGTAACCATGTTAATGAGACATGAGGTCCAGATTAACGCGATGTTCCACGATTCAGGATTCCATGCGATTGAGATTGTAGACCCGGAATGGATGAATTATATTGTGGAAATTATTAGACACTTCATCGTAGATACTGAAAACAAACCTTGA